The following proteins are encoded in a genomic region of Catellatospora sp. TT07R-123:
- a CDS encoding cell division protein CrgA → MPKSQVRKKKIYTPPSDVLPTTSAAEKRPSPIWLPITAVTLIVFGIAWLVIYYLSGTTYPVEGWGYWNLAVGFGAMVTALGLLSKWR, encoded by the coding sequence GTGCCGAAGTCGCAGGTCCGCAAGAAGAAGATCTACACGCCGCCGTCCGACGTGTTGCCGACCACGAGTGCCGCGGAGAAGCGCCCAAGCCCGATCTGGCTGCCGATCACAGCGGTAACTCTGATCGTCTTCGGTATCGCCTGGCTGGTCATCTACTACCTGTCCGGCACCACCTATCCGGTTGAGGGCTGGGGTTACTGGAACCTCGCCGTCGGCTTCGGTGCCATGGTGACCGCCCTCGGCCTGCTGTCCAAGTGGCGCTGA